The following coding sequences lie in one Oryza brachyantha chromosome 10, ObraRS2, whole genome shotgun sequence genomic window:
- the LOC102702497 gene encoding enolase: protein MAATIVSVKARQIFDSRGNPTVEVDVCCSDGTFARAAVPSGASTGVYEALELRDGGSDYLGKGVSKAVNNVNSVIAPALIGKDPTAQAEIDNYMVQQLDGTKNEWGWCKQKLGANAILAVSLAVCKAGAIIKKIPLYQHIANLAGNKQLVLPVPAFNVINGGSHAGNKLAMQEFMILPTGAASFKEAMKMGVEVYHHLKSVIKKKYGQDATNVGDEGGFAPNIQENKEGLELLKTAIEKAGYTGKVVIGMDVAASEFYNDKDKTYDLNFKEENNDGSQKISGDSLKNVYKSFVSEYPIVSIEDPFDQDDWEHYAKMTGEIGEQVQIVGDDLLVTNPTRVAKAIQEKSCNALLLKVNQIGSVTESIEAVKMSKHAGWGVMTSHRSGETEDTFIADLAVGLSTGQIKTGAPCRSERLAKYNQLLRIEEELGAAAVYAGAKFRAPVEPY from the exons ATGGCGGCGACGATCGTGTCCGTCAAGGCGCGCCAGATCTTCGACAGCAGAGGCAACCCCACCGTCGAG GTTGATGTGTGCTGCTCAGATGGAACCTTTGCAAGGGCTGCTGTTCCCAGTGGTGCATCAACGG GTGTTTATGAAGCTCTTGAATTGAGGGACGGTGGATCTGATTACTTGGGAAAGGGTGTTTCCAAG GCTGTTAACAATGTGAACTCGGTTATTGCCCCAGCGTTGATTGGCAAG GACCCTACAGCACAGGCTGAGATTGATAACTACATGGTTCAGCAGCTTGATGGAACCAAAAATGAGTGGGGGTGGTGCAAGCAGAAG CTTGGTGCTAATGCTATCCTGGCTGTGTCACTGGCTGTTTGCAAGGCTGGAGCTATCATCAAGAAGATTCCTCTGTACCAG cacATTGCCAACCTTGCTGGAAACAAGCAGCTGGTACTGCCGGTACCTGCATTCAACGTTATTAACGGTGGATCACATGCTGGAAACAAGCTTGCCATGCAG GAGTTCATGATCCTTCCCACTGGAGCCGCTTCATTCAAGGAGGCCATGAAGATGGGTGTTGAAGTGTACCACCACCTGAAG TCTGTCATCAAGAAGAAGTATGGCCAGGATGCCACCAATGTTGGTGATGAAGGTGGTTTTGCTCCTAACATCCAG GAAAACAAGGAGGGTCTTGAGCTCCTGAAGACTGCAATTGAAAAGGCTGGATACACTGGCAAG GTTGTCATTGGAATGGATGTTGCTGCTTCAGAATTCTACAATGACAAGGACAAAACCTACGACCTTAACTTCAAGGAGGAG AACAATGATGGTTCACAAAAGATCTCTGGTGATAGCCTGAAGAATGTATACAAGTCATTTGTCAGTGAATACCCCATTGTCTCGATTGAGGATCCATTTGACCAGGATGATTGGGAACATTATGCTAAGATGACAGGTGAAATTGGAGAGCAAGTGCAGATTGTTGGTGATGATCTCCTTGTCACCAACCCAACC AGGGTTGCAAAGGCAATCCAGGAGAAGTCGTGCAATGCTCTTCTGCTGAAG GTTAACCAAATCGGATCTGTCACTGAAAGTATTGAGGCAGTGAAGATGTCGAAGCATGCTGGCTGGGGAGTGATGACCAGCCACAGGAG TGGTGAGACTGAGGATACCTTTATTGCTGATTTGGCTGTTGGTTTGTCCACG GGCCAGATCAAGACCGGGGCACCCTGCCGTTCAGAGCGCCTTGCCAAATACAACCAG CTTCTTAGGATCGAGGAGGAGCTTGGTGCGGCTGCTGTCTACGCCGGCGCCAAGTTCCGCGCACCGGTGGAGCCCTACTAA